The following coding sequences are from one Nicotiana tomentosiformis chromosome 3, ASM39032v3, whole genome shotgun sequence window:
- the LOC138907379 gene encoding uncharacterized protein codes for MVNKQIETLEEQKNEEQKIWGSGVQKKIEECRYMPAMSFPQKIKREKLDKCFGWFLEMLKQFFVNIPFTEVLTHMPDYALFLKEILSSKRKLEETTVVKLNVHCSAILKLKGELGVIKSILVSLQLVDQTTILPEGIIEDILVGVDEFVFPVDFIVLDIEVNRELAEKYKFDKLVGDTLKRCITQSSIVEDEDTDIKKEAEALETEDQVVDEEELKNEASKPSVELKILSTHLKYDFLETINFLVIIYAYLTESVERAKVDVIARLSPPTFVKSIRSFLGYAWFYRRFIKTFSNIIKPQTALLAKDVKFVFTMECLRAFKLIKEILVSAPIMVTPDWMLNDAQVNYATIEKEFFAVVFAFDKFRSYLEGSKVIVYTNHSALKYLLSKKESKPYLMRWVLLVQEFDLEIKDIKGTENQVIDHLSRHERPLVEIVKIRKEFPNEQIFSSAAVSERPPWYADVANFLDSVWFSHDLSRDQRRKLQGECADGAIRRCVPEGEIPSIMSHCHDEATGEHYGGNRTVSKVNTGLYVVKHVSPCGAIEIQDEEGNESFKVNGHKLKPYLIGGFDKQPSSIVIK; via the exons ATGGTGAACAAGCAGATTGAGACACTGGAAGAGCAAAAGAATGAAGAACAGAAAATCTGGGGTAGTGGGGTGCAAAAGAAGATTGAAGAATGTAGATACATGCCAGCTATGTCATTCCCTCAAAAGATAAAGCGGGAAAAATTAGATAAGTGCTTTGGGTGGTTCTTGGAAATGCTCAAGCAATTTTTTGTGAACATTCCCTTCACAGAGGTGCTCACTCATATGCCTGATTATGCTCTGTTCTTGAAGGAAATCTTGTCCAGCAAGAGAAAATTAGAGGAGACAACAGTGGTCAAGCTGAATGTCCACTGCAGTGCTATATT GAAACTTAAAGGTGAGCTTGGAGTGATCAAATCCATACTAGTGTCCCTACAACTGGTTGACCAGACCACCATTCTTCCTGAAGGAATTATCGAGGATATTCTAGTAGGGGTGGACGAGTTTGTGTTTCCCGTGGACTTTATTGTATTGGACATAGAGGTGAACAGGGAG TTAGCTGAAAAATATAAGTTTGACAAGCTTGTGGGGGATACTCTAAAGAGGTGTATTACTCAGTCTAGCATAGTGGAGGATGAAGATACTGACATAAAGAAAGAGGCTGAAGCTCTTGAGACTGAAGATCAAGTGGTTGACGAGGAAGAACTAAAAAATGAGGCTTCTAAGCCTAGTGTGGAATTGAAAATCCTCTCTACTCACTTGAAATATGATTTCCTTGAAACTATCAATTTTCTTGTGATTATTTATGCTTACTTGACAG AAAGTGTCGagag AGCAAAGGTTGATGTAATTGCTAGACTTTCTCCACCAACTTTTGTGAAGAGCATAAGGAGTTTCTTGGGATATGCTTGGTTCTATAGAAGGTTCATCAAAACCTTTTCCAACATTATCAAGCCACAAACTGCATTGCTAGCGAAGGATGTCAAGTTTGTGTTCACTATGGAGTGCTTAAGAGCATTCAAATTGATAAAGGAAATACTTGTGAGTGCTCCTATTATGGTGACACCTGATTG GATGTTGAATGATGCTCAAGTCAACTATGCCACTATTGAGAAAGAGTTCTTTGCTGTGGTTTTTGCTTTTGACAAGTTTAGATCATATCTTGAGGGGAGTAAAGTTATTGTGTATACTAATCACTCAGCCTTGAAATATTTGCTGAGTAAGAAGGAGTCCAAGCCGTATCTGATGCGGTGGGTGTTGTTGGTCCAGGAGTTTGACTTAGAGATCAAAGATATAAAGGGCACAGAAAATCAAGTCATAGATCATCTATCTCGACATGAGAGACCTCTGGTTGAGATAGTGAAAATAAGGAAAGAGTTCCCTAATGAGCAGATTTTCTCCAGTGCTGCGGTCTCTGAAAGACCGCCTTGGTATGCTGATGTAGCCAACTTTTTGGATAGTGTATGGTTTTCACATGACCTCTCTCGTGATCAAAGAAGGAAGCTTCAAGGTgag TGTGCAGATGGTGCGATTCGAAGATGTGTACCTGAAGGAGAGATTCCAAGCATTATGTCTCATTGTCATGATGAAGCAACTGGAGAACACTATGGTGGAAACCGCACTGTATCAAAG GTGAACACAG GTCTGTATGTGGTGAAACATGTCTCACCGTGTGGCGCAATTGAGATCCAAGACGAAGAAGGGAATGAAAGCTTTAAAGTGAATGGGCACAAGTTGAAACCATACCTTATTGGAGGATTTGATAAGCAACCCTCTAGCATTGTGATCAAATGA